DNA from Leptospira langatensis:
GGTCGCTTCTATGGTGAAAATGGCACTTGCTGATTGGACGGACTATCTAAGCGACCCGGGTCATATGCTCACTAAGATGAGGGCCCAATTGATCGGAAAGCTAAGCGGGAATTTCCTGACTGCTACGATCGCCACCTTCTTTCCGGAAACAGGAAGGCTACTGATCGCGAACGCCGGTCATCCGGAGACTGTGATCCTTCGCCGAAATTTCCCTAAGCCTGAATTGTTCCGACCTTCCGGAATGGCGATCACCGAACTCATGAAGTCCCCGTATCATACGGAAACGACCGTAATGGGTCCGGGAGATAAACTAGTATTGTATACGGATGGGCTTCCGGAAGCAAGGGAGCCTAACGGTGATTTTTACGGAGATGAGAAGTTTTTAGAATTATTAAGCGACTGTGCGAATTTGGAACCCGATCCGTTCTGCTCCACAGTCATACAGCAGATCCGCAGCTTCACACAAGAAGGAAACAACTCTCACGACGATATGGCAATGATCGTCTTGGAATATCTGGGTAAAACTGGAAATCCGACCGCTTAGACCGCTAGTCCGAATAGGATCTGCAATTGTGCCCCGTATGGATTCGAATGTTGTCTAGCTTCTTTTTCCGGTTCATTCCAATTCTTCTGCAATTCACGGGAATCCCAAGCAGCATTGCTATCATAAGCATCCCTTACGACACTCGTAGGTCGATTCGGATAGAACAGTAGATTCGCTCCCAAATGAATGAAGAATCCGGAAGGGAATATATATCTAAATCCTGAGCCCGCAGAGAAATACAATTTCTGCTGAGAAATACTCCAAGCGTAGTCCGTATACACTCCTGTAGGATATAGTGTTTCCGTTTTTCTTTGCTTCTCTAGATAGCTTTCGATCCCTACTCCTCCCGCAAAATAATACGGATTGGAAAACGGGAACCATTCCAGTTGTAGACTGGTTTGTCTCTGGATCTTTTCCGAATTTGTGAGAGTGAATGTCCCCGAAAGATTGGATTGCACTCCGCTTAGATCCAGATCGAACCTTTGGATATCTCTTTGCTCCTGCCATTGTAAGGAAAGAGCCAGCTTAGAAGAAAATTGGTATCCTGCCCCGAACCAACTCAATCCATTCGCAGTAAAACCTCCCGCAAAGATCTTTCGTTTCGCTCTTCGATCCGCTTGTTCCCATTCTCCCGGAATAGGAGCGAGTTCCTTTTCCTGAGAATAGGAGACTGTAGAAGCTAAAAGTAAAGCGACGATCCAAAATGTTTGCAGAAGGTTTTTCATATAAGTCCCAAATCCGAGCCAAGATCCGATCTTTTTACAGAAAGGTCAAGCTACTCGGAAGAAACATATACGCTAGCTCCTTTTCTCATGAATTCCTCGGATTTTTCCTTGAGACCTTCTTCCATTGCTTCGTCGCTGGAGATCCCTTTTTCTTCCGCATACTTTCTGAGTTCCTGGGTCAGATGCATGGAGCAGAAATGAGGTCCGCACATGGAACAAAAATGCGCTGTCTTCATTCTATCCTGGGGAAGGGTCTCGTCATGGAAGGACTGAGCCGTATCCGGATCCAGAGAGAGTGCAAATTGATCCTCCCATCTAAACTCGAAGCGAGCCTTGCTCAACAGATTATCTCTTTCTTTGGCTCCCGGATGTCCCTTAGCCAAGTCTGCGGCATGAGCCGCGATCTTATAAGCGATCACTCCTTGCTTCACATCTTCTCGATCCGGCAGGCCTAGATGTTCTTTAGGAGTAACATAGCAAAGCATTGCTGTACCATGCCAACCGATCATAGCGGCCCCGATCGCAGAAGTAATATGATCGTAACCGGGGGCTATATCGGTTACAAGAGGTCCTAACGTATAGAACGGAGCCTCCTTGCAGATCTCCATTTGCAGATCCACATTCTCCTTGATCTTGTCCATAGGCACATGCCCCGGACCTTCGATCATGACCTGGATGTCCTCTTTCCAAGCGATCTGGGTTAACTCGCCCAAAGTTCTCAACTCTGCGAACTGCGCCTCGTCGTTCGCATCCGCAATGCTGCCAGGACGAAGACCATCTCCTAAGGAGAAGGAGACTCCGTACTTTTTCATCACCTTGCAGATCTCTTCGAAACCTGTATAAAGAAAATTCTCCTGATGATGTGCCAGACACCATTTTGCAATGATGGAACCGCCTCTAGAAACAATGCCGGTCACCCTATTTGCAGTCAGAGGAATGTATCTCAGAAGGACTCCGGAATGAATCGTGAAATAATCCACTCCTTGCTCCGCTTGTTCTTCGAGAGTTTCCAGAAATACGGAAAGACTGAGATTCTCCGCCTTGCCCTTGACTTTTTCCAAAGCTTGGTAAATGGGAACCGTGCCGATCGGAACGGGAGAATTTCGGATGATCCATTCTCTTGTCTCATGGATATTCTTTCCGGTAGAAAGATCCATCACAGTATCCGCTCCCCACTTGGTCGCCCAACGCAGCTTCTCCACTTCTTCTTGTATGGAAGAAGAAAGAGCCGAATTCCCTATATTCGCGTTGATCTTGACCAGGAAATTCTTGCCGATGATCATCGGCTCCAATTCCAAATGTTTCTTGTTCGAAGGAATGATTGCCCTTCCCCTCGCGATCTCGCTCCTTACAAACTCAGGATCCATTCCTTCACGAAGAGCGACGTATCTCATCTCTTCGGTTATCAATCCTTGCTTTGCGAAGTGCATTTGGGAATGGTTTTCTACAGGCATTTGTCCCGTTTCTCGTGCGCGTACCCATTTTTCCCTGAGCTTGGGAATTCCCGCAGTCCAGTCGGAAGGATTCCACCCGTCCTTCCACGGACCCTCTGTACTATACGCGCTGTAAACGCTGCCGTTCGTTAATTTGATTTCTTTTTTGGGGATCTCGAACTCGGATGAGACCGTGCGTTGATTGGATTCCATAACATACTCCCTATGTTGAGGGGAAATTCCGGGATCCGACTAGGTGCAAAGGAAGAAGGAGACGAAAAAAGTTTATGCGAAAATTGTAATCTTCGGGATCCGTTCCGATCGAAAGACCGACTAGACTTTTTCTTTCCGTTTCCCTTCGCAGGCATTATCCTGATCAGGTTCCGGGGACTCTCTCAGAGACGAACTTCGTCCCACCCCCAACGGTTCCTTCCAGTAGATCCTAAGGTACTCAACTTGCAAGGAGTTTTCATATTTGAAAATTTGAATGAAAAAGACGAACTATCGTTCGTTAGTTTGTCACGATTCGATACAATCTAGTCACAAACTTTGTGTTGCGATGCTTAAATTCCGCTGCAATATTATTTTATCTAACTATTGTTCAAAATAAAATTCTAATCCAACAGACTTTTTTCCCTTACTGCGAATATCTGTTTGACACTCAGGTCCCGACCGTTAGAGTCCTGTCCTATGCTTGGGCCCAGTATAGACATAAATGGTTCAAGTGAAAATCTCTCTACAATACGAAAAGTTTAAGGAGCTATTTAAATGGTTCGTAACATTACGAAAGCTTTGCTAGTTTTCGCCGTCCTGTCATCTACTGCCGGCTTAAGCGCGAAAAGCTACATCACTGGAGGTTTGGGACTCCAATTCGACTTAGGAAGTTTGGGGCAAACAATTGCAACAGACGGTTTGGATGCTTCCAGCAATTACTCATCGACTGCAACTGACGGAACCCCAGGTATTTTGCAACGTCGTGCAATCATTCCTGAGAACAGATTGCTGACTCTGCAACACACTACCGACGGTTTGATCAAAACCAAAGCGAATGGTGCAATGTCCGGTCTTGTGATGTCCCTAGGATACGAGCAAGATTTCGGAAAGGCTTTCTTCTGGAGAGTGAACGCGCACTATACTCGTAAAGTAAGCGGCGGTCAGACCACTGCGAACTTCCTCGGATATCAATTCTATGATATTACTTGGGATTACAACGCTGTTCAGATCCCTGTGAACGTAGGTATTAAACTTTCCGCAACCGAAGATACTTCTTTCTATATCGGTGCAGGGGTTCACTACTTCAAAGGTGGATGGAGCTTAGCAGGAAGCAACAGAACAGAAGACGTTCACCAATTCTTGGCAACTGTTCCAGGTGCGACTCAGTTGAGTAACCTTGTAGCAGACGGAACTTCTCCAGTTGCAAACTGGGAAAACACTCGTTTCTCCGTTGCTGGATTCGCTCCAAACTGGGTGATCGGTGCTCAATCCAGAATTTCCGACAAAGGACATATTTACATGGAAGCTGAGACACTGTATTCCTTCAAATACGGTATCGCTCACCCATCTTCTTTGGGTGGTGCTTTAGGACTCGCTCCGAGCGTTGCTTATCCTATCGTATTGGGTGGAACTCAATACAGATTCGGATACAAGCACGAAATCTAATCATTAGATTTTCATAAAGTATGTAAAGGCTCTCCGAATGGAGGGCCTTTTTTATTTGTAGACCTTGGAACAAGGGTCCGTAATTCCAAAGGATTAATTTTTAGTTTTGTCTCCGGCCGTTGCACAGAGAAAGTAATACTGATTACGATCTTCCCGCTTGATCCAAGAGCTCACGGTTTGTTTGATGACGTATGATCCGAAACAAATGGGCCTCTCTTGCCCTTCTACTCTTAATACCGTTCGGCTACGCTGATGCAAAATCCTATGTCATGGGAAGCTTAGGTCTCCAGTTCGATTTGGGAAGCCTGGGAAACACCATCGCTACTGATGGATTGAATGCATCCAGTAACTACTCATCTACCGCATCCGATGGAACACCTGGGATCCTCCCTCGTAGAGTGATCATTCCCGAGGACAGGCTTTTGACCCTGCAACATACGACTGACGGTTTGATCAAGACCAAGGCGAGTGGCGCAATGTCCGGTATAGTCCTGTCCTTAGGATTTGAGCAGGATTTCGGAAAGGCATTCTTCTGGAGAGTCAACGCGCATTATACTCGCAAGGTAATGGGAGGAGATACTACTTCCTCATTTCTTGGATATCAATTCTACGATGTTACTTGGGATTACAACGCGGTTCAAATCCCCGTGAATGTGGGTATCAAACTTTCCGCAACTGAAAATACTTCTTTCTATATCGGCGCAGGTGCGCACTACTTCAAAGGCGGATGGACCTTAGAAGGAAGCAATAGAGCGGAAGACGTTCACCAATTCTTGGCGGCCGTGCCGGGTGCCACTCAAATCAGCGATCTTCTTGCTGATGGAACTTCTCCTGTAGCGAACTGGGAAAAAACCACTTTTACTGTGTCCGGATTCGCTCCGAACTGGTTGATCGGTGCCCAATCCAGGATTTCCGATAAGGGCCACATTTATATGGAAGCCGAGACTTTGTATTCTTTCAAATACGGGATCGCTCACCCATCCTCTTTGGGCGGCGCCTTAGGACTTGCTCCGAGCGTTGCTTATCCGATCGTATTGGGTGGAACTCAGTACAGATTCGGATATAAACACGAGATCTAAACATTCCATTTTTATAAAGCTACTTCTGGGCCTTCCGACGAAGGCCTGGGGAGTTTTTCTTTCTCTCGTAGATCGATCGTTCTAAAGATCAATGTTCGCTTTCTTATATTCGTTTACGAAAACCTAAAGAATTTCCGTCCTTCCTAGCAAAGGAACGAATTTCACGGAGAGTCGGTTCGTCTCGATGAGGCGGCCCTTCTCCTTTTTGAGCGTAAGTAGGAACTGGAAATTTTCCTTTAACTCCACCGGTAGGACTGCGATCCCATTCTCCTCTAAAGAATCGAAGAGTGGGCTTGTTTCAGAGGGAATTTTAGGAAAGCAAGCAGAGGAAACAAACTTGGTAAATCTCGTTTTTCCTTTGGTAAGCAGAAGAGCATCTCCTTCTAAGATGCGATTCCTGTTCGTGAATCCCGGAGACCAGGCTTCCAGTGCGGAGACTGCCCTTCTCCTTAACTCCGGAAAAATTTCCACGGAGAGGATCTTTGCCCCCATTGCATCCAGAATGGCGGAAAGATATCCGGAACCCGTCCCAATCTCTAACACAGTATCCGCCGAAGAAATCTGGAGCCGATCCACGATATACGCCACAATATAAGGCTGAGAGATACTCTGCTCTTCTCCG
Protein-coding regions in this window:
- the thiC gene encoding phosphomethylpyrimidine synthase ThiC — protein: MESNQRTVSSEFEIPKKEIKLTNGSVYSAYSTEGPWKDGWNPSDWTAGIPKLREKWVRARETGQMPVENHSQMHFAKQGLITEEMRYVALREGMDPEFVRSEIARGRAIIPSNKKHLELEPMIIGKNFLVKINANIGNSALSSSIQEEVEKLRWATKWGADTVMDLSTGKNIHETREWIIRNSPVPIGTVPIYQALEKVKGKAENLSLSVFLETLEEQAEQGVDYFTIHSGVLLRYIPLTANRVTGIVSRGGSIIAKWCLAHHQENFLYTGFEEICKVMKKYGVSFSLGDGLRPGSIADANDEAQFAELRTLGELTQIAWKEDIQVMIEGPGHVPMDKIKENVDLQMEICKEAPFYTLGPLVTDIAPGYDHITSAIGAAMIGWHGTAMLCYVTPKEHLGLPDREDVKQGVIAYKIAAHAADLAKGHPGAKERDNLLSKARFEFRWEDQFALSLDPDTAQSFHDETLPQDRMKTAHFCSMCGPHFCSMHLTQELRKYAEEKGISSDEAMEEGLKEKSEEFMRKGASVYVSSE
- a CDS encoding porin OmpL1; translated protein: MVRNITKALLVFAVLSSTAGLSAKSYITGGLGLQFDLGSLGQTIATDGLDASSNYSSTATDGTPGILQRRAIIPENRLLTLQHTTDGLIKTKANGAMSGLVMSLGYEQDFGKAFFWRVNAHYTRKVSGGQTTANFLGYQFYDITWDYNAVQIPVNVGIKLSATEDTSFYIGAGVHYFKGGWSLAGSNRTEDVHQFLATVPGATQLSNLVADGTSPVANWENTRFSVAGFAPNWVIGAQSRISDKGHIYMEAETLYSFKYGIAHPSSLGGALGLAPSVAYPIVLGGTQYRFGYKHEI
- a CDS encoding porin OmpL1, producing the protein MIRNKWASLALLLLIPFGYADAKSYVMGSLGLQFDLGSLGNTIATDGLNASSNYSSTASDGTPGILPRRVIIPEDRLLTLQHTTDGLIKTKASGAMSGIVLSLGFEQDFGKAFFWRVNAHYTRKVMGGDTTSSFLGYQFYDVTWDYNAVQIPVNVGIKLSATENTSFYIGAGAHYFKGGWTLEGSNRAEDVHQFLAAVPGATQISDLLADGTSPVANWEKTTFTVSGFAPNWLIGAQSRISDKGHIYMEAETLYSFKYGIAHPSSLGGALGLAPSVAYPIVLGGTQYRFGYKHEI
- a CDS encoding protein-L-isoaspartate O-methyltransferase family protein, coding for MENPKLDSSSSFDTPETLLLREKMVQEQIAGRGIRDERILAAFLKVPRHIFLPEEVRHLSYEDRAIPIGEEQSISQPYIVAYIVDRLQISSADTVLEIGTGSGYLSAILDAMGAKILSVEIFPELRRRAVSALEAWSPGFTNRNRILEGDALLLTKGKTRFTKFVSSACFPKIPSETSPLFDSLEENGIAVLPVELKENFQFLLTLKKEKGRLIETNRLSVKFVPLLGRTEIL